The following coding sequences lie in one Phaeodactylum tricornutum CCAP 1055/1 chromosome 12, whole genome shotgun sequence genomic window:
- a CDS encoding predicted protein, with protein sequence MLGDVDRVLQDFLRGGSPLRGHSPRSHVDPPTSSGLQYPNSNATTTPLIVVPSITPVREVYIPRPSNSGTDDETLLTKRGTVGLSNLLSLDAENCLIESGALVYDVIAEGLDPVSRQGDRQSGNSLTSTHNYTTDASTRSQQPQTSATVAAVDVSELYCRQKAEISRRQKTNVARQRVQEKKQKAYLELESFLSKLEHGRPMKGISTDREDDSTIAPRENLRNDASVTDDQVFQRVRQVLSSAEMSSRFNSLEPTFSSLSPLSRERMHRAALEKLLNDEEDSIAEPSRRNCKFLTETLPCVLPLPPRSRLRPSMPRATSPRLIRQDPPSIRAGSTLKPVVTPSIQPLPSPKIAIQVNSVLEDESTLTTGEDCSTRCEEKSHSQRRRSPSPRSRDARFRKMQAAKLGRVPRPRPEDTLLTSSRPCRLRPNTGRRSTRQNGGATLTSNRTSTGLGQYFSRAGHQSKRQQPGEAPNSTFQLQMMQAVKVSPTGLVKQSVCCNSQSTTAQESPKASSDCISVEEHKSLEVETVSSDTQEFSIQSCISIEQEMFKGTVEIQDRKCIAGSSFATTSRTINNKTHEKEVVLASKERSRLPLTIDTNEEVCRPIVLAKSAYEMPTPAKSFVIVNSTDVYGTPPAACVMRSSGDENDFEARGDSVGSCNHTNQLLSRKKRTQLESVTLATGNSSNTASEQHKCGDLLATLEKDADRLPIQSGSLPVTAMANPILSDCTIRAKNPNNVQLAKAFLPVASATISWPTKSGASPRQKDDTFETVLPQNSRTSVASFHPYETDDLFYLLDSATSQTSQTFAKESKAIGKVFAGRLRGKCIWQRKDAFFESPSRPATAESEDSAWNGCEPSGSKATVSTATSYCVPPWEAKVSEEQIADQALVGHVLSNTATNVALSGQASSNGESESVSVSASDPDTSTLQADCATINLQDVTDKLFTSDTKSVEMIEIDSADERICFRQLSGVIFENNFGSSTINHQLPWWRRAAWNGVRPQLQKDLNIVSAGLSGMGTLEGTHGSDPEVIVIDDPSLQSSVGLVEENWTFGPSANDATFVSGTSAIVSEPATMCNFPVLEIESSRDREDKSLQEREIAGMAHNEVIQSPELETHPSVTPENTPKSYSAVFSGFNAPPRAVPVRATPPTNVLKRMRGRGRCEGSLKALFGHSQAVRDDRSQSSSVWNSYGENFRFPGSDGSYSSDGVPCNMDDSLSPVYCHSNNEVLVCESEGTSVVQRSISSTDYDQFVVDMRKRQTSPSKPSILDTISRRADENLSIDESRRFSKENNRLARERRPRTITGDLSSLTKGERSADAACFTSEEEAQLTAGSSKSETIALSCNSVNQRSQGRAVAMKSKMSVDFESAPATQRLSRDARVPEVSRIVKNGDADEISILAFNYMEQKLEDTIVDKTAKLCEQPGALFYRPTINIFGAYDYLNESPVEPTIKSGSYERNEKISDISGANCVKGGSEATNESRSNIASLTPKAQVRSDERTITNDPAQALSVGDNSPVECVEVPEALQQGQAGVAPGVSSQHREKGNEAPDERLSSKAADYRRKSASDVDKITTISPTLVEDFERAEKLLNDTIRSFDYRDEKATICHPSRIAKNDSRASFLEGSSEVKKPLRANALQDEQSREVDVKEIIAISPSLVQEFEKAQNLLDATILSFGFSENQTKDLQLSKKWKHIDRKKRLNQKAKCPAKAASTGQCLSKEKESATLKSNTRAGITQIHKKPSFKTSKASQFGGLPPLGPRSNRHQPSLMVAAISSETPVIPQTKNTDCNLDSDEVENSDVTVLHSPQCEVIEACLDETERDPGKTGEEIEIIFVEDSFMSTDSFSYGELKGIVFDWIRKYPDPPQKDTICQDATKERRRNNPQRLFRNYHLCNDTSAASSRYASESKLKQEVISVVSFEDDFRETARRWYDASRVFRLSNKSNWTQNNDAKIGQMANIIRRPSNSKVYISQETCSAADPPGRTVEDFIERIDQRRHNSEHLDWSSSILHIPSDSQPNLFLPTLSPQESQPSEFCLKSIQNQGEEKEWDAEVWRMKRSQQVINVECQKLRSGLSKAHIQGQERMQNSADLEGKAFEYKSDRHSVDNAKIPSKSRIERARTLLASRSGPHRFSKFAARKASLRSSKNQEDHTATSITDSEKVFARTNRFGVEKQKIGASGVSELASTTMSNELFSSDLNMCNDPSKSRAHLTKVNCTSSIAAAARQHDDLDPVPKNVEFWRDDTNPLPTFMSEANGSMKGDRLDRTTKSIKSGLSAEETEIKTSSLLERDPQNISPCDTRSTLTIPLPEDLTKFLNRRDSDCGSSFTFRLLAGDSSMESSKKSYFSKRMATRNENRSVRESYESLEQRAKRLHAILSRGKRLLRSKMNNSPTTVEDEHKLINSPAEEKFDQHFEVPVRNERFNDFGSNSEDEGGKALQSLPSKLFVDIRSVTVPCKAETSRSQHSNPCRLSLRKKAKGPRESDRCIVNINPTSPDIVTTLPFTVRTTLPSQTYEHIRPPTSPRTKLLSRARHSILKARGSTKYSPMLPSTPPTPRDDVNHHVDSNAYENLVRAIQLRKTALGTNEKPDNAVVKYPSSPQGKTDLSNSISKSTDFIKVVPKRRLHKSSSRSLAQGLPHQAKELYKFAHRGSLLGEAMAKTIDNNSSHTATE encoded by the coding sequence ATGCTAGGAGACGTGGATCGGGTGCTCCAAGATTTTCTTCGCGGGGGTTCGCCCCTTAGGGGGCACTCCCCTCGATCCCACGTCGATCCGCCGACGTCGTCAGGCCTGCAATATCCAAATTCGAAtgcaacgacgacaccccTCATTGTGGTACCTTCCATCACCCCCGTTCGGGAAGTTTATATACCCCGTCCGTCAAACAGCGGTACTGACGATGAAACACTATTGACGAAACGTGGGACGGTCGGTCTATCAAATCTTCTGTCTCTGGATGCAGAAAATTGTTTGATTGAAAGTGGAGCTCTGGTGTACGATGTTATTGCCGAAGGATTGGATCCCGTGAGCCGACAAGGCGATAGACAGTCGGGCAACAGCTTGACGTCGACACACAACTATACGACGGACGCCTCCACAAGGTCGCAACAGCCGCAAACTTCCGCCACCGTGGCTGCGGTCGACGTTTCAGAACTATATTGTCGGCAAAAGGCGGAGATATCACGGAGGCAGAAAACTAATGTGGCTCGACAGAGAGTccaagaaaagaagcaaaaggctTACTTGGAATTGGAATCCTTTCTGTCCAAATTAGAGCATGGTAGACCTATGAAGGGAATATCCACAGATCGGGAAGACGATTCAACGATTGCTCCTCGCGAAAATTTGAGAAACGACGCATCCGTCACTGACGACCAGGTGTTTCAGAGGGTCCGACAAGTTTTGTCCTCAGCGGAAATGAGCAGCAGATTCAATTCATTAGAGCCTACCTTTTCGTCCTTGTCGCCTCTGTCCCGGGAAAGAATGCACCGAGCCGCACTCGAGAAGCTGTTGAATGACGAGGAAGACTCGATCGCCGAACCGTCCCGGCGAAATTGTAAATTTTTGACGGAAACACTTCCTTGTGTACTACCGTTACCACCTAGAAGTAGGTTGCGGCCATCGATGCCAAGAGCAACGTCACCCCGATTGATACGACAGGATCCCCCGTCGATCCGCGCTGGATCTACGCTGAAGCCTGTAGTGACGCCGTCGATACAGCCGTTACCTTCGCCAAAGATTGCAATTCAAGTCAACTCTGTCTTGGAGGACGAGAGCACCCTTACTACTGGTGAAGATTGTTCGACGCGCTGCGAGGAAAAGTCACATtcccaacgacgacgatcccCTTCACCCCGGTCCCGGGATGCTCgatttcgaaaaatgcaagCAGCCAAACTTGGTCGTGTTCCGAGGCCTCGGCCCGAAGACACACTACTGACAAGCTCACGTCCTTGTCGTTTAAGACCCAACACGGGGAGGCGCTCGACCCGACAGAATGGCGGAGCTACCTTGACCTCAAACAGAACGAGCACGGGTCTTGGGCAATATTTCTCGCGGGCGGGTCATCAGTCCAAACGGCAACAACCAGGAGAAGCTCCAAATTCTACCTTCCAATTGCAGATGATGCAAGCAGTGAAAGTCTCGCCAACTGGGCTAGTTAAGCAAAGTGTATGTTGCAACAGTCAGTCGACGACAGCACAGGAGTCTCCAAAAGCTTCAAGTGATTGCATTTCGGTGGAAGAGCACAAGTCACTTGAGGTGGAAACGGTGAGCAGCGACACGCAAGAGTTTTCGATCCAAAGCTGCATTTCGATCGAACAAGAGATGTTTAAAGGCACAGTAGAAATCCAGGACAGAAAGTGCATTGCAGGGTCCTCGTTCGCAACGACTTCCCGGAcaatcaacaacaaaaccCACGAGAAAGAGGTGGTGTTGGCTTCAAAGGAGCGGTCGCGGCTCCCGTTGACGATTGACACGAATGAAGAAGTTTGTCGACCAATCGTGTTAGCCAAAAGTGCCTACGAGATGCCAACGCCAGCAAAATCGTTTGTTATAGTGAACTCTACTGATGTCTATGGAACTCCTCCCGCAGCATGCGTAATGCGATCGTCTGGGGATGAAAACGACTTTGAGGCTCGTGGTGATTCCGTTGGATCTTGCAATCATACTAATCAGTTGCTgtcaaggaagaaaagaaccCAGCTCGAGTCAGTAACCTTGGCAACTGGCAATTCCAGTAATACTGCGTCTGAACAACACAAGTGTGGCGACTTGCTAGCTACCTTAGAAAAAGATGCAGACCGACTCCCGATCCAGTCTGGGTCGCTGCCGGTTACCGCTATGGCAAACCCAATTCTCAGTGATTGTACAATTCGAGCCAAGAATCCTAACAACGTGCAACTTGCAAAAGCTTTCCTGCCAGTAGCGTCAGCGACCATTTCTTGGCCCACGAAGTCTGGAGCTTCTCCAAGGCAAAAGGATGATACATTTGAAACGGTATTGCCTCAAAATTCACGGACTTCAGTGGCGTCCTTTCATCCGTACGAGACTGATGATCTTTTCTATCTATTGGATTCCGCTACCTCACAAACCTCACAAACATTTGCGAAGGAAAGCAAAGCCATTGGAAAAGTATTTGCTGGTCGACTCAGAGGGAAATGTATCTGGCAAAGAAAAGATGCTTTTTTTGAATCGCCGTCGCGGCCAGCTACGGCCGAATCGGAAGATTCGGCCTGGAATGGCTGTGAGCCTTCTGGATCTAAAGCCACCGTTTCGACGGCCACTTCATACTGCGTTCCTCCTTGGGAAGCGAAAGTCTCGGAAGAGCAAATTGCTGATCAAGCTCTGGTCGGCCATGTGTTGAGTAATACAGCGACTAATGTTGCACTTTCTGGTCAGGCTAGTAGTAATGGAGAGTCAGAAAGTGTATCAGTCAGCGCCTCAGACCCTGACACtagcactttgcaagctgaTTGTGCTACAATAAATTTGCAAGACGTGACGGACAAATTATTCACATCAGATACTAAATCTGTAGAAATGATTGAAATTGATTCAGCAGACGAAAGAATTTGCTTCAGGCAACTATCGGGTGTGATATTTGAGAATAATTTTGGTTCTTCCACTATCAACCATCAGCTTCCTTGGTGGAGGCGCGCAGCCTGGAACGGAGTCCGGCCTCAACTTCAAAAAGATCTGAATATCGTGTCTGCAGGACTATCTGGAATGGGCACTTTAGAAGGCACGCATGGCTCGGATCCAGAGGTTATTGTCATTGACGATCCTTCACTACAAAGCTCAGTAGGGTTGGTAGAAGAAAATTGGACTTTTGGTCCTTCCGCAAATGATGCAACTTTCGTTAGTGGTACATCTGCTATCGTATCTGAACCAGCTACTATGTGCAACTTTCCAGTGCTCGAGATTGAATCTTCCAGAGATCGAGAAGACAAATCCCTACAAGAACGTGAAATTGCTGGGATGGCACATAATGAGGTGATACAGTCGCCGGAGTTGGAAACCCATCCCTCAGTAACGCCGGAAAATACACCAAAGTCTTATTCAGCCGTTTTCTCAGGTTTTAATGCACCTCCTAGAGCAGTTCCGGTCCGAGCTACTCCCCCGACTAACGTATTGAAGCGTATGAGGGGTCGAGGAAGATGTGAAGGATCGCTGAAGGCGCTGTTCGGACATTCACAAGCTGTACGGGACGACAGGTCTCAAAGTTCTTCGGTGTGGAATTCATATGGCGAAAATTTCCGCTTCCCGGGATCCGACGGCTCTTATTCTTCAGATGGCGTGCCCTGCAATATGGATGACTCTCTATCGCCAGTCTACTGTCATTCGAATAATGAAGTCTTGGTTTGCGAGTCAGAGGGCACTTCAGTTGTTCAGAGATCAATCAGCTCTACAGACTACGACCAGTTTGTCGTTGATATGCGGAAGAGACAGACGTCTCCGTCAAAGCCAAGTATTCTAGACACAATTTCCAGACGCGCTGACGAAAATTTATCAATTGACGAAAGCCGTAggttttccaaagaaaacaatAGGTTAGCGAGGGAACGAAGACCACGCACCATAACCGGGGATCTGTCCAGCTTAACGAAGGGGGAAAGATCAGCTGATGCGGCCTGTTTCACTTCAGAGGAGGAAGCACAGTTGACAGCTGGATCTTCCAAGAGTGAGACAATTGCTTTGTCGTGTAACAGTGTTAATCAAAGGAGTCAAGGGAGAGCTGTTGCAATGAAATCAAAAATGTCAGTAGACTTTGAGTCAGCGCCTGCTACACAAAGACTTTCGCGCGATGCACGCGTTCCGGAAGTGAGCCGGATAGTGAAAAATGGGGATGCAGACGAAATATCCATCCTTGCTTTTAACTATATGGAACAGAAGCTGGAAGACACGATCGTTGACAAGACAGCAAAATTGTGTGAACAGCCTGGTGCTCTCTTTTATCGGCCAACTATCAATATCTTTGGAGCATACGATTATTTAAACGAGAGCCCCGTGGAACCTACAATAAAGTCAGGGAGTTATGAAAGGAATGAAAAAATAAGCGATATCAGTGGAGCAAATTGTGTAAAAGGTGGAAGTGAAGCAACGAATGAATCCAGGAGCAATATTGCGTCACTTACGCCAAAAGCGCAAGTGCGGTCAGACGAAAGGACTATCACAAACGATCCTGCTCAAGCTCTGTCAGTCGGAGATAATAGTCCCGTCGAGTGTGTTGAGGTTCCAGAAGCTTTGCAACAAGGTCAGGCAGGCGTAGCCCCAGGTGTCTCGAGCCAGCATCGagagaaaggaaatgaagCCCCAGACGAGAGACTCAGTTCAAAGGCAGCGGATTATCGAAGAAAATCCGCTTCTGATGTGGACAAGATTACAACGATATCCCCGACTTTAGTAGAGGACTTTGAGAGAGCTGAAAAGCTGCTGAATGATACGATAAGGAGCTTCGACTATCGAGATGAGAAGGCGACTATTTGCCATCCTTCTCGAATCGCAAAAAATGACTCACGCGCTTCCTTCCTCGAAGGTTCTTCCGAAGTAAAGAAACCATTGAGGGCCAACGCATTGCAAGATGAACAGAGTAGAGAGGTTGACGTTAAGGAAATCATTGCTATCTCACCTTCTTTGGTACAAGAGTTTGAAAAAGCCCAAAATCTCCTTGACGCGACAATTTTGTCGTTTGGCTTTTCAGAAAACCAGACCAAAGATTTACAACTTTCAAAAAAATGGAAGCATATCGATCGCAAAAAAAGGCTcaatcaaaaagcaaagtGTCCGGCTAAAGCTGCATCGACGGGTCAGTGCTTGAGTAAGGAAAAAGAGAGCGCAACTTTGAAATCAAACACAAGGGCAGGAATAACTCAGATTCACAAGAAACCCTCTTTTAAGACTTCGAAAGCGAGCCAATTCGGTGGTTTGCCTCCCCTTGGGCCTCGTTCAAATCGGCATCAGCCTTCTTTGATGGTTGCAGCTATTTCTTCAGAGACACCTGTGATTCCCCAAACTAAAAACACTGACTGCAATCTCGATTCTGACGAAGTCGAAAATTCCGACGTGACGGTGCTGCATAGCCCACAATGTGAAGTCATCGAAGCTTGCTTAGACGAGACAGAAAGAGACCCAGGTAAAACAGgggaagaaatcgaaatcATTTTTGTTGAAGATAGCTTTATGTCAACAGATTCCTTTTCTTATGGGGAATTGAAGGGGATCGTCTTTGATTGGATTAGAAAGTACCCAGATCCCCCTCAGAAGGACACAATTTGCCAAGACGCCACCAAAGAGCGGCGCAGAAATAATCCACAGAGATTATTCCGAAACTACCATTTGTGTAACGATACTTCTGCGGCCTCATCTCGATATGCGTCTGAGTCAAAGTTGAAACAAGAAGTCATTTCTGTTGTCTCATTTGAAGACGACTTTCGTGAGACAGCGAGAAGGTGGTATGATGCTTCACGGGTCTTTCGCTTGTCCAATAAATCGAATTGGACGCAGAATAATGATGCCAAGATAGGCCAAATGGCGAATATAATCAGACGTCCTTCAAACAGCAAAGTTTACATCTCACAAGAAACATGCTCAGCAGCAGACCCGCCTGGGCGCACAGTCGAAGACTTTATTGAAAGGATTGATCAACGACGACACAACTCTGAGCATCTGGACTGGTCCTCCTCTATTCTTCACATTCCCAGCGATAGCCAGCCCAATCTGTTTTTGCCAACGCTGAGCCCTCAAGAGAGCCAGCCATCTGAATTTTGCCTAAAATCCATACAAAATCAGGGcgaagaaaaggaatggGATGCCGAAGTATGGCGAATGAAGCGAAGTCAGCAAGTCATCAACGTAGAGTGTCAAAAACTACGAAGCGGACTTTCAAAGGCACACATCCAAGGACAAGAGCGCATGCAGAATTCCGCTGACCTTGAAGGCAAAGCGTTTGAGTATAAAAGCGATCGACATTCAGTAGACAATGCGAAGATTCCCTCGAAAAGCAGGATAGAACGCGCAAGAACGTTGCTCGCTTCCAGGTCCGGCCCACATCGCTTTTCTAAGTTTGCCGCGCGAAAAGCTTCCCTTCGCTCGTCCAAGAACCAAGAAGATCATACCGCCACCAGCattactgacagtgagaaagtGTTTGCTCGTACCAATCGCTTTGGTGTCGAAAAGCAGAAAATCGGAGCTTCAGGGGTCTCCGAGCTCGCATCGACAACCATGAGTAATGAGTTGTTCTCGTCCGATCTAAATATGTGCAATGATCCGTCAAAGAGTAGGGCCCACCTCACGAAGGTAAACTGTACCAGTAGTATCGCGGCAGCGGCAAGACAGCATGATGATCTGGATCCCGTTCCAAAAAACGTTGAATTTTGGCGAGATGACACCAATCCTCTGCCGACCTTTATGAGTGAGGCCAATGGCTCGATGAAAGGAGACCGTTTAGATCGTACAACCAAGAGCATCAAGTCGGGGCTTTCTGCTGAAGAAACTGAAATAAAAACATCCAGTCTCTTGGAGAGAGATCCTCAAAACATAAGCCCCTGTGACACTCGATCAACACTGACTATTCCTCTTCCAGAGGACCTGacaaagttcttgaaccGCCGTGACAGCGATTGTGGATCATCCTTCACCTTTCGACTCCTTGCCGGTGACAGTAGCATGGAGTCGAGTAAAAAGTCATACTTCTCGAAGCGCATGGCTACAAGGAACGAAAATCGCTCGGTGCGGGAGAGCTATGAGAGTCTAGAACAAAGAGCCAAGAGGTTGCATGCTATTCTCTCTCGCGGAAAACGACTCCTACGTTCCAAAATGAACAATTCGCCTACCACTGTAGAAGACGAACACAAGTTGATCAACTCGCCGGCGGAAGAGAAGTTTGATCAACATTTTGAGGTACCCGTTCGAAACGAACGCTTCAATGACTTTGGGTCTAACAGTGAAGACGAGGGTGGCAAAGCTTTACAAAGCCTTCCCTCGAAACTCTTTGTGGACATTCGGTCGGTAACAGTGCCCTGTAAAGCGGAAACAAGCAGAAGCCAGCATTCGAACCCCTGCAGACTTTCGCTAAGAAAGAAGGCCAAGGGGCCTCGAGAGTCTGATCGCTGTATCGTCAATATTAACCCCACATCCCCAGATATTGTGACCACCCTTCCTTTCACTGTACGCACAACATTACCGTCCCAAACGTACGAACATATAAGGCCACCAACGTCTCCTCGAACAAAACTACTTTCGAGGGCGCGCCATAGCATATTGAAAGCTAGAGGATCCACGAAGTATTCTCCCATGCTTCCTTCAACACCTCCAACGCCACGCGACGATGTCAATCACCACGTTGACTCAAACGCGTATGAGAATTTGGTGCGAGCTATTCAGTTGCGTAAAACGGCACTGGGGACTAACGAAAAGCCTGACAATGCCGTTGTGAAATACCCCTCGTCGCCCCAAGGAAAGACAGATTTATCGAACTCAATTAGCAAATCCACAGATTTCATAAAGGTTGTTCCAAAGCGGCGTTTGCACAAAAGTTCATCCAGGTCTTTGGCGCAGGGTTTGCCTCACCAAGCCAAAGAACTGTACAAGTTTGCCCATCGGGGAAGTCTTCTCGGAGAGGCGATGGCCAAAACCATAGATAACAATTCCTCTCACACGGCTACAGAGTAG